A single window of Mesotoga sp. UBA6090 DNA harbors:
- a CDS encoding GNAT family N-acetyltransferase, with protein sequence MFEPIRISVREHTRAIEILSEAFADDPMIKYILKEKGREYVKKIYGVMFKAYSAKGNAYFDSPDMNGMILWIDSEEDPGLGAWIRSGALKMLTFPARSLNRLMKVGRVVSKVHKECIQDQHLHLILLAVLPRKQRMGIGKKLMNFFIREADSRGLPGYLETQNPSNAGFYESFGFSVAREVEISSELKSWSMIRNTKRQNN encoded by the coding sequence ATGTTCGAACCGATAAGGATTTCTGTAAGAGAACACACAAGAGCGATAGAAATCCTGTCTGAAGCATTTGCCGATGACCCGATGATCAAATATATATTAAAAGAGAAAGGAAGAGAATACGTAAAGAAAATCTATGGAGTAATGTTCAAGGCCTATTCGGCTAAAGGAAATGCCTATTTCGATTCACCCGATATGAACGGAATGATTCTATGGATTGACTCTGAAGAAGACCCCGGCCTTGGAGCCTGGATCAGGAGCGGAGCCTTGAAAATGCTCACATTTCCAGCAAGGTCACTTAATCGTCTTATGAAGGTCGGCAGGGTAGTATCTAAGGTTCACAAAGAATGCATACAAGATCAGCACCTTCACCTTATCTTGCTAGCTGTTTTACCTCGAAAACAGAGAATGGGAATAGGAAAGAAACTGATGAACTTCTTTATCCGTGAAGCAGACTCCAGAGGACTTCCGGGTTATTTGGAAACCCAGAATCCTTCAAATGCAGGCTTCTACGAATCCTTTGGCTTTTCCGTTGCCAGGGAAGTTGAAATATCGTCCGAACTCAAATCCTGGAGCATGATTAGAAATACTAAGAGGCAAAACAATTGA
- a CDS encoding nucleoside phosphorylase, whose protein sequence is MKLSVTIVSGHLGIVDLFFAARIVAKGAYMEKRLPILEHDYERPAVIEPTKAISSISEMPERAVILFYQGVIEILLKKGLLKKIVDRRSEVGFFPVYEIEYKGVKVAILNPRLGAPSAAGFYEELIALGVRKTIACGSCGVLKREIPRGEIIVVQSAIRDEGTSYHYLEPSREITVDAEVLEKVEAALEASSIPYIKGKTWTTDAFYRETKKIVKERIDEGCITVEMEASALMAVSKFRDVVFGQLLSSGDDVSGEDWDRRFHPEASSHKERVFWAALECCLRL, encoded by the coding sequence ATGAAGCTTTCGGTTACAATAGTGTCAGGTCATTTGGGGATTGTCGATCTCTTCTTCGCTGCTAGAATTGTCGCAAAGGGGGCATATATGGAGAAGCGTTTACCTATTCTAGAACATGATTATGAAAGACCAGCCGTCATAGAACCGACGAAGGCCATCTCTTCGATCTCCGAGATGCCGGAAAGAGCGGTGATTCTCTTCTATCAAGGTGTGATAGAGATTCTCTTGAAGAAGGGTCTTCTGAAGAAGATCGTTGACAGGAGAAGCGAGGTCGGATTCTTTCCCGTCTACGAGATCGAGTACAAAGGGGTCAAAGTTGCGATCTTGAATCCCCGACTTGGAGCGCCGTCGGCGGCGGGCTTCTATGAGGAGCTCATCGCCCTTGGAGTTAGAAAGACAATAGCCTGCGGCTCATGCGGAGTGTTGAAGAGGGAGATCCCGAGGGGAGAGATCATAGTCGTTCAGTCTGCCATCAGAGACGAGGGAACCTCTTACCATTACCTGGAGCCTTCCCGCGAAATCACTGTGGATGCAGAGGTGTTAGAGAAGGTAGAGGCCGCATTGGAAGCTTCATCGATTCCATATATCAAGGGAAAGACCTGGACGACCGACGCCTTCTACAGGGAGACGAAGAAGATAGTCAAGGAGAGGATCGATGAGGGCTGTATTACCGTCGAGATGGAGGCTTCCGCCCTCATGGCCGTCTCAAAGTTCAGAGATGTCGTCTTTGGACAGCTGCTTTCCTCGGGAGACGACGTTAGCGGCGAAGATTGGGATAGAAGATTCCATCCTGAGGCCTCGAGCCACAAAGAACGCGTCTTCTGGGCAGCTCTCGAGTGCTGTCTGAGATTATAG
- a CDS encoding IclR family transcriptional regulator has protein sequence MEHFKAFKKVDEIFELFFEQRKWRLSDIVARLGYPKATVHHILAAMTELDYLTKDRNFYMLGNRILQLSGLMRRNLEFREVALPYLEELRNEINETIHLTSLFRDQVIYIECLHPTHALRPHSTVGVTASMYCTGVGKALLAFQPDSYIDGYLERVTLARRTDNTITDKERLRKELEWIREHGYAYDRIEQEESIKCIAAPILDNHGVAKYAVSIAGPSNRMTDEAIERYKERFLKTIEKLNKLFIDFET, from the coding sequence ATGGAACATTTCAAGGCTTTCAAAAAAGTGGACGAGATCTTTGAGCTCTTCTTTGAGCAAAGAAAATGGAGACTTAGCGACATAGTGGCCAGGTTAGGTTATCCCAAAGCCACCGTTCACCATATTCTTGCAGCAATGACGGAACTGGACTACCTCACAAAGGACAGGAACTTCTATATGCTCGGAAACAGGATTCTCCAGTTGAGCGGACTCATGAGAAGGAACCTCGAATTCAGAGAAGTGGCTCTTCCATACCTTGAGGAACTCAGAAATGAGATTAACGAGACTATTCATCTTACGTCGCTATTCAGAGATCAAGTAATCTACATCGAATGTCTCCATCCGACTCACGCACTCCGCCCGCACTCAACGGTCGGAGTCACCGCCTCTATGTATTGCACCGGAGTTGGAAAGGCTCTTCTGGCGTTTCAACCGGATTCTTACATAGACGGATATCTTGAAAGAGTAACCCTGGCAAGAAGAACAGACAATACTATTACAGACAAGGAGCGGCTCAGAAAAGAGCTCGAGTGGATAAGAGAACACGGCTATGCGTATGACAGAATCGAACAGGAAGAAAGCATAAAGTGCATTGCCGCACCCATACTGGACAATCACGGAGTCGCGAAGTATGCCGTCAGTATTGCCGGGCCTTCTAATAGAATGACCGACGAAGCAATTGAAAGGTATAAGGAACGCTTTTTGAAGACAATAGAAAAGCTGAACAAGCTGTTTATCGATTTCGAGACGTGA
- a CDS encoding ABC transporter substrate-binding protein, with product MKKLFVLIVVACMFVSFGLAATTLENVVKSGKLTVATDMTAVPMQYRDASGNPTGFTVELMELAAKEMGVELVWQDVAWESLIPSLLSGKADMIAANMSMTLTRMKSIRFSDPFFLTGIVAIARKDSPLQNWKELADPSVKMGATMGSVHADFIEQEWGKDASLYDNLAEWMTDIKLGRIDSVMDDEMICVELVNKNPDLKILDGYVRPDTYGLAFRQDKDSDSLVEWFNWFLKWEKLTGEYGKIYEKYVGKAWEPSFIID from the coding sequence ATGAAAAAACTGTTTGTTTTGATCGTTGTTGCCTGTATGTTTGTTTCATTTGGTCTTGCAGCTACCACACTGGAAAACGTAGTTAAGAGCGGAAAGTTAACTGTTGCAACTGATATGACCGCTGTACCGATGCAGTACAGGGACGCTTCGGGAAATCCAACTGGATTCACCGTCGAGCTTATGGAACTTGCAGCCAAGGAAATGGGTGTCGAATTGGTTTGGCAGGATGTGGCTTGGGAAAGCCTTATTCCTTCATTGCTTTCGGGAAAAGCCGACATGATAGCGGCAAATATGTCAATGACCCTAACGAGAATGAAGTCTATAAGATTCTCCGACCCGTTCTTCCTTACAGGAATTGTTGCGATAGCCAGAAAGGATTCTCCTCTTCAAAACTGGAAAGAACTGGCCGATCCTTCAGTCAAGATGGGTGCGACAATGGGTTCCGTTCACGCAGATTTCATTGAACAAGAATGGGGCAAAGATGCTTCTCTGTACGACAATCTTGCCGAATGGATGACGGACATCAAGTTGGGTAGAATCGACTCGGTCATGGACGATGAGATGATCTGTGTCGAGCTAGTCAACAAGAACCCGGATCTGAAGATTCTGGACGGTTATGTGAGACCCGACACTTACGGACTAGCTTTCAGGCAGGACAAAGATTCCGACTCGCTGGTCGAATGGTTCAACTGGTTCCTCAAGTGGGAAAAGCTGACTGGCGAATACGGAAAGATTTACGAGAAATACGTAGGCAAGGCCTGGGAACCATCTTTCATTATTGATTAA
- a CDS encoding amino acid ABC transporter ATP-binding protein — MEPIVRIRGLNKSFGKLHVLKDVELDVYESDVLVLCGPSGAGKSTLLRCINMLEHFHEGSIEVLGKDIKQTRANLNFVRKNSGMVFQHFNLFPHISVVDNVTLAPILVKKVPKHEAVEKAKKLLDQVGLSAKYDAFPPQLSGGQKQRVAIARALAMDPKLMLFDEPTSALDPEMIKEVLDVMTNLARGGMTMIIVSHEMGFARQVANKIGFLDDGKLIELTPKDEFFNNPRSDRTKEFLSKIL, encoded by the coding sequence ATGGAACCGATTGTTCGAATTCGAGGTCTCAACAAGTCTTTTGGCAAACTTCACGTTCTCAAGGACGTCGAATTGGATGTATACGAAAGCGATGTGCTGGTCCTTTGTGGACCCAGCGGGGCCGGAAAAAGCACTCTTCTTCGCTGTATAAATATGCTCGAGCACTTTCACGAGGGTTCGATCGAGGTTTTGGGAAAAGACATAAAGCAAACGAGAGCTAACCTGAATTTCGTTAGAAAGAACTCGGGAATGGTCTTTCAGCATTTCAACCTCTTCCCTCACATTTCCGTAGTTGATAATGTCACTCTGGCACCCATACTCGTTAAGAAAGTACCTAAACATGAAGCCGTTGAAAAAGCAAAGAAACTGCTGGATCAGGTGGGATTATCGGCCAAGTACGACGCCTTCCCTCCTCAACTTTCCGGAGGACAAAAGCAGAGAGTCGCTATCGCTAGGGCCCTGGCAATGGATCCAAAACTCATGCTCTTCGACGAACCCACGTCGGCCCTTGACCCTGAGATGATAAAGGAAGTACTAGATGTCATGACAAATCTCGCACGCGGCGGAATGACGATGATAATCGTAAGTCACGAAATGGGTTTTGCGAGACAGGTGGCCAACAAGATTGGTTTCCTGGATGACGGGAAGCTGATCGAGCTTACCCCTAAGGATGAGTTCTTCAACAATCCCAGGAGTGATAGAACCAAGGAATTCCTGAGCAAGATACTTTAG
- a CDS encoding amino acid ABC transporter permease: MLDMRMISQYLPDFFEALLETLKVAALSGIFSLIIGTVVGILSTMKSWFARTPVGIYTGFIRSTPLLVQLYFVHYGLPITGLMLTSFQSAIVAFSLNSGAYISEIVRGGLIAIDKGQAEASKALGLSWFQTMRKVILPQVFRNILPPLISQFSYLIKDTSLAAVLVIPELTYTARKIAARTYMPFESFGVPMLMYFGIYLILALLSGLISRNQKSRQSDAKRWFGPKKVV; encoded by the coding sequence ATGCTTGACATGAGAATGATCTCACAGTATCTTCCCGATTTCTTTGAAGCCTTGTTGGAAACGCTAAAAGTTGCGGCTTTGAGTGGTATCTTCTCCCTCATTATTGGAACAGTAGTGGGTATCCTTTCAACGATGAAGTCCTGGTTCGCAAGAACACCCGTAGGAATATATACGGGATTCATAAGATCGACTCCTTTGCTTGTCCAGTTGTACTTCGTCCACTATGGCCTCCCGATAACCGGACTGATGCTGACTTCCTTTCAAAGCGCTATAGTTGCCTTTTCTCTCAACAGTGGCGCTTACATATCCGAAATAGTACGTGGCGGGCTTATAGCTATAGACAAAGGCCAGGCAGAAGCCTCAAAAGCACTCGGCCTATCATGGTTTCAGACGATGAGGAAGGTAATCCTGCCTCAGGTCTTCAGAAACATCCTGCCACCACTGATCAGCCAATTCTCGTACTTGATAAAAGACACAAGTCTTGCTGCAGTTCTGGTTATCCCCGAGCTTACATATACTGCTCGAAAGATCGCTGCGAGAACCTATATGCCATTCGAATCATTCGGTGTTCCGATGTTAATGTATTTCGGAATCTATCTGATTCTTGCTCTTCTGAGCGGTCTAATAAGCAGAAATCAGAAATCGAGACAGTCGGATGCGAAGCGATGGTTCGGTCCTAAGAAGGTGGTATGA
- a CDS encoding amino acid ABC transporter permease, whose product MQDISLLQQIIRLGVAFLNNLAFLPFVLGIGIVLGIAIALIRFHRIPVASQLLAIVVEIIRGSPFLIIVYAIYFALPYVGIELGAFQTGIVVLSVTATAYLSEVFRSGLLSLDKGQFEAAEALGMNYFQKLVHVVLPQIIKSTMPSIVGQIVMTIKDTSIVSLVGMVEIVRTSRQIMQLTLSPFTAFSIVSVFFILVCYPLIVVSKKLEGGSNK is encoded by the coding sequence ATGCAAGACATATCTTTACTACAGCAGATAATTAGGCTCGGAGTCGCCTTCCTTAACAACCTGGCCTTTCTTCCATTCGTTCTGGGAATCGGTATAGTGCTGGGAATTGCGATCGCCCTGATTCGTTTCCATCGAATCCCCGTTGCATCGCAACTTCTAGCCATTGTTGTAGAGATAATCAGGGGATCGCCCTTCTTGATAATCGTCTATGCGATCTACTTTGCGCTGCCGTACGTCGGAATTGAATTGGGCGCGTTTCAAACGGGAATAGTTGTTCTTTCTGTTACAGCAACGGCTTATCTCTCAGAGGTTTTCAGAAGCGGCCTTCTGTCTCTAGATAAAGGGCAGTTTGAAGCGGCTGAGGCTCTTGGAATGAACTACTTTCAGAAACTAGTCCATGTTGTTTTACCCCAGATCATTAAGAGTACCATGCCGTCAATTGTCGGCCAGATAGTAATGACAATAAAGGACACTTCGATAGTCTCACTCGTTGGAATGGTTGAGATCGTCAGAACCTCCAGACAGATAATGCAACTGACTTTGAGTCCGTTTACTGCATTCAGCATAGTGTCTGTGTTCTTCATACTTGTGTGCTATCCACTAATTGTCGTATCTAAAAAACTAGAGGGAGGGAGTAACAAATGA
- a CDS encoding pyridoxal phosphate-dependent aminotransferase, producing the protein MKFQLESSKLEFFRPDAFGFINGLKKEPPKQKMINLSIGAPNRPTPEWIVEIMKENLSNPAYHTYPPQHGAPELLEAVADWYRKRFGVTLNPEENVLVTVGIKEAIFNALHALANAGDSILVPDPGYPTYFEGVLFTGGKLLTYDGDVDPMATLDEIESLAKLHKPKMVIVNYPSNPTGRVANREYYDRLSELSGKYGFVVMSDLAYSEIAFDNLEVNSYFEARQNLELGLEYFAFSKTYNMAGWRVGAIVAEKRLLDAVKLYKSKIDSNVFYPIQLAAAGALKSTPDSYYCELRGIYQGRRDAIIEGLKASGLTFTAPQGAMYVWVSTPEGIDPWSFTEKLYRDYGILVVPGTAYGANGSRKVRMGLVQEFEAMTEAARRLAEGRSW; encoded by the coding sequence ATGAAGTTTCAGCTCGAGTCTTCCAAGCTTGAGTTTTTCAGGCCCGATGCCTTTGGATTCATTAACGGTCTGAAGAAAGAACCACCAAAGCAGAAAATGATCAACCTTTCAATAGGTGCCCCGAACAGACCCACCCCGGAATGGATAGTGGAGATAATGAAGGAGAACCTGTCGAATCCTGCCTACCATACTTATCCGCCGCAGCACGGCGCTCCGGAGCTTCTTGAGGCTGTCGCTGACTGGTATAGGAAACGTTTCGGAGTCACGCTGAATCCCGAAGAGAATGTGCTCGTCACAGTCGGAATCAAAGAGGCTATTTTCAATGCATTGCACGCACTGGCAAATGCCGGCGATTCAATTCTTGTTCCTGATCCAGGTTATCCAACATACTTTGAGGGCGTTCTTTTCACCGGAGGAAAGCTTCTCACTTACGACGGCGATGTTGATCCGATGGCCACTCTAGACGAAATCGAGAGTCTTGCCAAGTTGCACAAGCCGAAAATGGTAATCGTCAATTATCCCTCAAATCCCACCGGCAGAGTGGCAAACAGAGAATACTACGACCGGCTTTCCGAGCTTTCCGGCAAGTACGGTTTTGTCGTGATGAGTGATCTTGCATACTCCGAAATAGCCTTTGACAATCTTGAAGTCAACAGTTATTTCGAAGCGCGCCAGAATCTCGAACTGGGACTGGAGTACTTCGCCTTCTCAAAGACCTATAACATGGCCGGATGGAGAGTTGGGGCAATAGTAGCCGAAAAACGTCTTCTGGACGCAGTGAAACTTTACAAATCGAAGATCGACTCAAATGTCTTCTACCCTATCCAGCTCGCCGCTGCGGGGGCTTTGAAGTCTACCCCCGATTCTTATTATTGTGAGCTCAGGGGAATATATCAGGGCAGGCGAGATGCGATTATTGAAGGTCTGAAGGCATCGGGATTGACCTTCACTGCTCCCCAGGGAGCGATGTATGTATGGGTTTCCACGCCGGAAGGCATTGATCCCTGGAGCTTCACCGAAAAACTATACAGAGATTACGGTATTCTCGTTGTTCCTGGAACAGCCTATGGCGCCAACGGTTCACGGAAGGTCAGAATGGGCTTGGTTCAGGAGTTCGAAGCTATGACGGAAGCGGCCAGAAGATTGGCAGAAGGGAGATCATGGTGA